TTTCCATATCAAACACCCCGCTTATTAGGGGCTAGGGGGCTAGAGGGCTAGTCTTTTGCCCCTAGCGCTTAGCACCGCTAGCTCCTATTTTTTTAAATTTTTAAGTATATCTATGTTAAAATTTAATGCACTTTTATTCTCTTCTTCCACTTCCTTTAGAAGTTCTTTTCGCAATATGGCAACCTCTTTAGGTGCCTTTATAGCTATTTTTACAGAACCACCATCTATATCCACTACACTTATTTCTATATCTTCTCCTAAAACTATAGCTTCTCCTTTTTTTCTTTTAACTACCAACATTATTCTGCCTCCTTAAAAATAGGCTGCTTTATTAAATATTTTTCATTATTTAATATTATTTGTTCCCCTAATCGTTCTTTTATATTAATTATAATAGGAGCTCTCATATTAGTAGTTATTTTTTTTACATCTGAATCTAAAGTAACTGTAGTTAAAACCAATACATCATCTTGTGTACTTATTTTTAATCTCTTTATTACTTCCTCAGATAAGTGAAATTCATAATTCTTATCCACTATAAAAGGAGAAATAACCACAAATCCCACAGAACCATTTTCTATAGAATGTAATACATTGAAAATTTCATTTTCCTCTACTGGAAAGGAAATAAATCTCTTTAAATCTTCAAATCCACATATACCTTTATTAAAATTCCATACCTCTTCTTCACCATATTCACGAATTCCGTGATATTTTGTGCTCAATTTCATGTAATACACCCCTTTTTTTAGGGGGCTAGGGGGCTAGGGGGCTAGAGGGCTAGTTTTTCAATACTAACCTTTAGCTCACTAGTTCACTAGTCCGCTAAATTTATCTAATGTAATCAATTAAAGTTGGTTGAAGAACTCTAGCACTGGTTTGAAGTGAAGCTATATATACTGTCTGTGCTGTGGCAAATTGCATTGTAGTTTCAGTAATGTCAATATCCTCAGTTTTTGAAAGTATTTCCGTCATATTAAAGTTTTGATCTTTATTTTTATCATTAGCACTTTCCATGCTGTTTTGCTTTGCTCCTACTTCTGAACGAACTTTCAATATATTATTCATTACATCACTTATATCTTTAAGATCTTCATTTACAAGTTTTTTAACAGCTTCATCATCCAATGTTGTTCCATCTTCATTTTTTCCATCTAAGTGATTAACTATATTCTTAAATATATCTCTTAAATCTTTAGTTTCGCCATCTGCATTTTTAAACTCAATTATTTCTTTTGCTGAAACATTATAGTTAAATACAACACCTTGAGATACTTCTACTTTTAGTTTCTCACCTATATGCTGATATTCTACTCCACCTACTAATTCTCCACCACCTTTTTTATAGTAAAACAACATAGCATTTTCATTATTATTTTCATTAAAAGTAGCAGTTTTAGTATTAGTAGTTCCAAATAATGTAGAAGATGTTATTTGAACTTCTTTTTTATCCTTATCATCTATATTTACAAACTTTAGCGTCCCATCAGCTAGATTAGTTACAACTTTTACTTTATCCTTTATATTATCGTTATTTGCTATTTGGTCATTTATCTTACCAGCTAAATCACTTAAGCTACTAACTGATGTACCCTTTTTTATGATTATTTGTTGTGAACCCACTTCTATTTTTAGGTCATTATTTAAGGAACCATTAGTAGTTAAGCTATCAGCTCCAGATAAATTTAAATCTGTGCTACTTACGGATTTATTGGCATCTATTTTTGTATCTGCTGATATGCCTAGTTCAGTAATTTCATTGCTGATTTTAATTTTATCACTAGTTTTATTTTTAAATTCCAACTTATTATTTGCTATATCTGCTACAACCTCTATTTTACCTTTTAAATTATTATCCGCTTGTATTTTATCATTTAGCTTATCAGCTAAATCTCTTAAATTATTTATTACCACATTATTCCCAATAGTTACTTCATGATCAGTTGTGTCACTACCAATTTGAAACTTTATTTTCATTTCATTTACTAAGGTTTTATCTCCCTCAGTTAAACTGCTTGTACCTGAAAAATTCAAAGCATTTGTTTCAGCAGCACCAGCAAAACTACTTCCACCTGTTGTATCCATAGGCTTAGTGGTTCCTCTAGTTCCACCAAATATATATTTCCCATCAAAGTTTGTATTCATCACTTGAGAAAACTCTGAAATTTTTTCATTTATTTCATCTTTTGCAGCTCTTCTCTCCCCTGCGCTATAAGTTCCATTACCAGAAGATATTAGAAGTTCCCTTACCCTATGCAAAATATCTCCAGCCTGTCCCAAGGCTGTATCAGTAGTATCTAACCAATTTAAAGTATCTTTTATATTTTCATTATATTGTTTATTTGAGTTGATTTCTGTATGAAGTTGCATAGCTCTAGCTACTTTAAAAGGATTATCTGAAGGTCTTCTAACTGATTTACCGGAAGTCATTTGTTCCTGCAATGTCTTTAAATTTGTTAAGTTAGTCCTCATGTCTCGTAAAAAGTTGTTTGAAAGCATTTTATTTGTTATACGCACTTTTTATCACCCCTCTATCGTTTTAATCCATTAACAACTACATCCAAAAGTTCATCTACTGTAGAAATTATTTTTGCATTAGCCC
The DNA window shown above is from Haloimpatiens massiliensis and carries:
- the csrA gene encoding carbon storage regulator CsrA — translated: MLVVKRKKGEAIVLGEDIEISVVDIDGGSVKIAIKAPKEVAILRKELLKEVEEENKSALNFNIDILKNLKK
- the fliW gene encoding flagellar assembly protein FliW, translating into MKLSTKYHGIREYGEEEVWNFNKGICGFEDLKRFISFPVEENEIFNVLHSIENGSVGFVVISPFIVDKNYEFHLSEEVIKRLKISTQDDVLVLTTVTLDSDVKKITTNMRAPIIINIKERLGEQIILNNEKYLIKQPIFKEAE
- the flgL gene encoding flagellar hook-associated protein FlgL, with amino-acid sequence MRITNKMLSNNFLRDMRTNLTNLKTLQEQMTSGKSVRRPSDNPFKVARAMQLHTEINSNKQYNENIKDTLNWLDTTDTALGQAGDILHRVRELLISSGNGTYSAGERRAAKDEINEKISEFSQVMNTNFDGKYIFGGTRGTTKPMDTTGGSSFAGAAETNALNFSGTSSLTEGDKTLVNEMKIKFQIGSDTTDHEVTIGNNVVINNLRDLADKLNDKIQADNNLKGKIEVVADIANNKLEFKNKTSDKIKISNEITELGISADTKIDANKSVSSTDLNLSGADSLTTNGSLNNDLKIEVGSQQIIIKKGTSVSSLSDLAGKINDQIANNDNIKDKVKVVTNLADGTLKFVNIDDKDKKEVQITSSTLFGTTNTKTATFNENNNENAMLFYYKKGGGELVGGVEYQHIGEKLKVEVSQGVVFNYNVSAKEIIEFKNADGETKDLRDIFKNIVNHLDGKNEDGTTLDDEAVKKLVNEDLKDISDVMNNILKVRSEVGAKQNSMESANDKNKDQNFNMTEILSKTEDIDITETTMQFATAQTVYIASLQTSARVLQPTLIDYIR